AACGCAAGCAGGGCTTTTGTTGTTGTTTAGACAATAAGCGTTGAATTTCCTCTTGTGCCGTTGGACTTAATTTAACCATGTCTTGAGATTACATCACATACTAAAAACCCCATCTTGCGTTGGGATGACGGATGGGGTCTGAAAATAATTTAAATCGAAGGTGGCAAAAAAAAGAATCTCGTTTTAAGAATCTTGATTTTTTTCAGTCCGAGCATAGTCATCTTGATAGCGGATGATATCATCTTCTCCCAAATATTCGCCATTTTGGACTTCAATCAATACTAGGGGAATCACACCAGGATTCTCTAAACGATGGGCTGTACATTGCGGTACATAGGTAGACTGATAGTTACCAAGTAATATTTCTTGATCGCCACAAACAACTCTGGCAGTTCCAGAGACGACAATCCAGTGTTCACTACGATGATGATGCATTTGTAAACTCAGGCGATGTCCTGGTTTAACTTCAATGCGCTTGATTTTATACCCACGTCCTTCTTCTAGAATTGTGAAAGAACCCCAAGGACGTAATTCTGTTGCTGCAACACCTCTAGGGGTGACACTGGGGGGTAAGGGTAATACTGGAGTTGATGTGGTTTCTTGATATTGAGCCATAAAATAACCTCGTTTGGTGATAAAACAAACTTTCTGTGCTCTTTACCATTGATGGAAAATGTAGGCGCTATATTGCAACCGTAAAAATCGCCAATCTGCTCTACCTTTGCCAAACATAGCAAAAGCTGTCTTTTCGGTGTAATTGATGACTACCGCAATAGCAGTATCTACATCAAGTCTTTATAAATTAGGGTATTAGCTTCTAACTAGCTTTAAATTTAGGTATGGGGTGGGAATTAATCACCATTCCCTAATTCAATAAGGATTGACTCAGGGTTTTTTCGACTTCCTTTTGGTGGTGGGTGTTTCCAGAAATATACCAATCCCATTATGAACACGGGCTGCGGTATTGGGCGAACGGTCAAGCAGTTGCCCCCCTAGGTAGAGACTAGTGGAACTACCTCCGTCTAGGTTGAGAGCATTCACACATCCCATCTGTTGCATTAATTGAGCATGTTCTGTAAGGGTTGCTCCAGAACCTCCAACGCGGTTTTGCACAGCTGCTAAAATTAAATTTCCAGTGTTAGTGTGACAAATCGCACTACGAACAGCTTTTTGAGTCACAAAGGCGTTGCTGAATTTTTCGGCTGTTGCGTCAAGAACGATACGATTATTCTGAATCAGTAGGGGACCGGCACCAAGGATTTGGGAATAGAGATTAAATTCCTGGGGGAAAGTGTCTGTAATGATTCTGACTTTACTACCTAGGTTTAAGGCAGAGATATTACTGATAGCACCTGCACGTAGAGCAAGGAGATAACCTTGGAGGGGGATAGAAATGGGGGTTTTGCCAACCTTCGCAACTTCGATTTGATTTGTAATTTGATTGTTTTCTACAACTAGTACAATTTCATTATCTGTTAAGGGTGTGTAGCGATCGCCCCAGGCAGAAGTGTAACGAGCAATACCACTTTGTACGTAACCACTATTGAAAAATAAAATTGGCAAACGTTGATTATTTTCTGTAATTAGGGTTTCCGGTGCGCTGAGACGAGCCACAGCAAATTTACCAGAATTATCCCAGGCGATCGCCCCTCGATTCAGAATTGGGCTAGATAACCACCGTCCATCCCGACGAATTGCTCCCAAGGGTAAACGATTATTACGGTTAAAAAAACCACCATTAATAGCTGCGTATGCCAAATTATTTTGAGCAATTTGCATTAAGGGTGCTGTGCCCTCCATGGTTTGAGAATTAGGTACAATCGGTTTAATTTGCAACCCTGGGGTTCGGGAATTAATTTCTAGCCAAATGACTGGAAAGCGTTCTTGCCCTAAAATAATATATTGTTGTCGCCAACGAATTCCCTCAGCCCAAGTGATATCACGGGGAACTAAAGCATCCGGACGCACATTAATTATTAAACGGTGAGGGCTAGCCGTTGTTGCTACTGACGGAGCTAAGTTAAAGGGTACGCTTAGCTTAATTACAGTCTGATTGTTAACTATTTCGACCTTTGTAATCAGTGGCTCTACGGCTATAGGATTTGTAGAATCACCCGGTAATAATTGCTTCAGCAGATTGGGTAAAGGTTCAGGCTGGTATCTTTGAATAATTGTCGTATCCGCTATACCATCAATAGTAATTGTCCACTCTCGATTTGTTGGCTTGGCTTGATTATTGGGTTTAGGAATAGGATTGTCAGGATCATCAGGAGGTATCTGAGGTTGATTTTTGGCAATGGGTAAACCCTGAATTATTTGCCAGGGAGCAGGATTATCTAAATTCACACTGATGCTTTGCCCAAAAGTTCCTTGATTCTCCTGAATATCAGTAATGCGCGTGCTTTGTGTTGTGATGATAAGAGTATTACCTGATACTTGCAGTTGCCATCCTGCATCCTGAGCAAAGTCAGTAATATCTAAGTAACGATATCCCCTCAATAACTTAGCAGTGAGGATTGGTGTTTGGCTGAGAGGGTAATACCACTGTATTGGTTGACGTTGGGGATTATTTGTGTTGAGTAAATCGACACCAAATATCTGCCGCAATGTAGCATCGCTGAGATGGGTGGTAATCAAGCCATTAGTACGTTGCTGGAGCCAAGCAGCAGTTAAAATACGACCATTCAGAGAAATTTGATTACCAGAAGTTTGACCCGTTCTATGGGTAGGTAGTTGTGATACTTGTCTATTCTTAACTATCGATTGTGCTGACGTTGGGACAGTAGCACTTTTAATACCGAAGATAGTCAGAACTAAGGATAGAATCATCAGATGAGTAGCGAATTGCTGCCAATTCTTCAGTGTTATTACCATAATGTTTATCTAAATAGCAGAGTGACTACAGGATTTGTCCAGACTATCGAGTTTGAG
The Calothrix sp. 336/3 DNA segment above includes these coding regions:
- a CDS encoding phosphomannose isomerase type II C-terminal cupin domain: MAQYQETTSTPVLPLPPSVTPRGVAATELRPWGSFTILEEGRGYKIKRIEVKPGHRLSLQMHHHRSEHWIVVSGTARVVCGDQEILLGNYQSTYVPQCTAHRLENPGVIPLVLIEVQNGEYLGEDDIIRYQDDYARTEKNQDS
- a CDS encoding phosphodiester glycosidase family protein, encoding MVITLKNWQQFATHLMILSLVLTIFGIKSATVPTSAQSIVKNRQVSQLPTHRTGQTSGNQISLNGRILTAAWLQQRTNGLITTHLSDATLRQIFGVDLLNTNNPQRQPIQWYYPLSQTPILTAKLLRGYRYLDITDFAQDAGWQLQVSGNTLIITTQSTRITDIQENQGTFGQSISVNLDNPAPWQIIQGLPIAKNQPQIPPDDPDNPIPKPNNQAKPTNREWTITIDGIADTTIIQRYQPEPLPNLLKQLLPGDSTNPIAVEPLITKVEIVNNQTVIKLSVPFNLAPSVATTASPHRLIINVRPDALVPRDITWAEGIRWRQQYIILGQERFPVIWLEINSRTPGLQIKPIVPNSQTMEGTAPLMQIAQNNLAYAAINGGFFNRNNRLPLGAIRRDGRWLSSPILNRGAIAWDNSGKFAVARLSAPETLITENNQRLPILFFNSGYVQSGIARYTSAWGDRYTPLTDNEIVLVVENNQITNQIEVAKVGKTPISIPLQGYLLALRAGAISNISALNLGSKVRIITDTFPQEFNLYSQILGAGPLLIQNNRIVLDATAEKFSNAFVTQKAVRSAICHTNTGNLILAAVQNRVGGSGATLTEHAQLMQQMGCVNALNLDGGSSTSLYLGGQLLDRSPNTAARVHNGIGIFLETPTTKRKSKKP